A genomic segment from Pseudomonadota bacterium encodes:
- a CDS encoding chemotaxis response regulator protein-glutamate methylesterase encodes MPIKVLIVDDTILYRKVIGDILKNEADIEVIGTANNGKTAISRIESLKPDLLTLDIEMPVCNGLEVLEYLREHRLSTGVIMLSSLTRKGGELTMKSLELGAFDFIPKPEGSSLAENQAFIKENLPPKIKAYARRQAFRKSLNRTPQPDRGKDETPTTMPETSRQPWPQKTAPLPPRRLLPSSIIAIGISTGGPNALTRMLPMLTAPIGAPIVIVQHMPPLFTKSLAASLDHKCSLQVKEGEDGETLKNDVVYIAPGGKQMKIVADASGPHGKIRLTDDAPENNCKPSADYLFRSVASLYRERVTGVIMTGMGSDGCNGLRLIKRHGAPVIAQDEESCVVYGMPREAVNAGIVDISLPLDLIAAEIMKTLSKP; translated from the coding sequence ATGCCCATCAAGGTTCTCATCGTCGATGACACCATTCTTTACCGCAAGGTTATTGGAGACATCCTTAAGAACGAAGCAGATATTGAAGTGATTGGTACGGCCAACAACGGCAAAACCGCAATTTCCCGAATCGAAAGTCTAAAGCCTGACCTGCTGACCCTCGACATTGAGATGCCGGTCTGCAACGGGCTTGAAGTTCTAGAATATCTGCGTGAACATCGCCTTTCCACCGGCGTCATCATGCTCAGCAGCCTGACTCGCAAAGGCGGGGAGCTGACCATGAAATCCCTGGAGCTCGGAGCTTTTGACTTCATTCCCAAACCTGAAGGCAGCAGTCTGGCCGAAAACCAGGCTTTCATCAAGGAAAACCTGCCTCCCAAAATCAAGGCCTACGCCCGCCGCCAGGCTTTCAGAAAAAGCCTGAACCGAACGCCGCAACCGGATCGGGGAAAAGATGAAACTCCGACAACCATGCCCGAAACCAGCCGGCAGCCATGGCCGCAAAAGACCGCTCCCCTCCCCCCACGGCGCCTTTTGCCATCAAGCATTATCGCGATCGGCATCTCTACCGGAGGCCCTAACGCTTTAACCCGAATGCTGCCGATGCTGACCGCCCCGATCGGGGCTCCGATCGTCATCGTGCAACACATGCCGCCCCTTTTCACGAAGTCTCTGGCTGCCAGCCTTGACCACAAATGCTCGCTTCAGGTCAAGGAAGGTGAAGATGGAGAAACCCTGAAAAATGATGTCGTCTACATAGCCCCGGGCGGCAAGCAGATGAAAATCGTAGCCGATGCCAGCGGCCCCCACGGAAAAATCCGGCTCACCGACGATGCGCCGGAAAACAACTGCAAGCCTTCGGCCGACTACCTCTTTCGTTCCGTCGCCAGCCTTTATCGGGAACGGGTCACCGGCGTAATCATGACCGGCATGGGCAGTGACGGCTGTAACGGGTTACGTCTGATCAAACGACATGGAGCCCCGGTAATCGCTCAGGACGAGGAAAGCTGCGTGGTTTATGGAATGCCGAGGGAAGCGGTCAACGCCGGGATTGTCGACATTTCTCTGCCGCTTGACCTCATCGCCGCCGAAATCATGAAAACCCTCAGCAAACCTTGA
- a CDS encoding protein-glutamate O-methyltransferase CheR: MIKVSTQEFQIYCKYVYDICGINLASNQSYLIETRLAPLLKKFSCNSFTELYNQARGDRLKKIEQEIIDAITTNETYFFRDKSPFDLLQFKIIPDLIDKRSGRSGLPPSLRIWSAACSFGQEVYSLAITLRELLGNDLGKFRISIIGTDISDEAISRSSYGLYNQFEIERGLPPEKLRLYFNPVDNGWRIKDELRSLVSFRKLNLLQPFTALGKFDIILCRNVAIYFPLPDKVKLYEKIASSLVPDGYLMIGAQESLTGITSLFEPKRYLRSIFYQLKN; encoded by the coding sequence ATGATAAAAGTCTCTACCCAGGAATTTCAGATCTACTGCAAATATGTGTACGATATCTGCGGTATCAACCTGGCCTCCAATCAAAGCTACCTGATCGAAACCAGGCTCGCTCCTCTGCTGAAAAAATTCTCCTGCAACAGCTTTACCGAGCTTTATAACCAAGCCCGCGGCGACCGCCTGAAAAAAATCGAGCAGGAAATTATTGACGCGATCACCACCAATGAAACCTATTTTTTTCGCGACAAATCGCCCTTTGATTTGCTGCAATTTAAAATCATCCCCGACCTGATTGATAAGCGTTCAGGCCGTTCCGGTCTTCCGCCAAGCCTCAGGATCTGGAGCGCTGCCTGTTCTTTCGGTCAGGAAGTCTACAGCCTTGCCATCACCCTGCGCGAGCTGCTCGGCAACGATCTCGGGAAATTCCGGATTTCCATTATCGGAACCGACATCTCCGACGAGGCGATTTCACGTTCAAGTTACGGCCTTTATAACCAGTTCGAGATTGAAAGAGGCCTGCCCCCCGAGAAACTCAGGCTTTATTTCAACCCGGTGGATAATGGATGGCGCATCAAGGATGAGCTGCGGTCACTGGTTTCCTTTCGCAAGCTAAACCTTTTGCAACCATTTACGGCCTTGGGCAAATTCGACATCATCTTGTGCCGCAATGTGGCGATCTATTTCCCCCTGCCCGACAAGGTTAAACTTTATGAAAAGATTGCCTCATCCCTGGTTCCCGATGGTTACCTGATGATCGGAGCGCAGGAGAGCCTGACCGGCATCACCAGCCTCTTTGAACCCAAACGTTATCTACGCTCAATTTTCTATCAGCTGAAAAATTAA
- a CDS encoding response regulator: MSISNFIDDETLQEYISESLEHLADIEQDLLTLEEGGADIDEEVVNRVFRAAHSLKGGAGFLALETIKELAHKIENVLDMMRNREIVPNPETINILLNAFDKLRDLINNSTTSNEENVDAFIAALINLTTEHLAPGQQQSLSNLIPIRKSDGTLIFEVPEIDLAQAKKNAQTLYLLEYDLIHDVYQHGKTPMEIIKNAMNLGTIIESLIDIEQVGTLDDAPINSIPFYMLISTIIEPVVAPDFLELPENKVLLIGNDGMEIKPSLKIPTEKPGPPSAAQASPLTSTATPKLPTAPPAPSRGTLTEPPAPANAVRRSEPDAISKVPPASENSRENAAQTKNETTSSLRVNVALLESLMTLAGEMVLSRNQLLQAINQQDQHGIKLSGQRINLVTSELQEAIMMTRMQPIGSILNKFPRVVRDIAQKLGKEINLLITGKEVELDKTIVEGLNDPLTHLIRNSADHGIEKPEVRAALGKPRAGRIELKAYHEAGQVNLEITDDGSGLDAEKIANKALEKGMITPEQHKSMSRKEKMSLILLPSLSTAEKITDVSGRGVGMDVVKSNISQLGGQIEIDSEPGRSTTIRIKLPLTLAIIPSLLVTVGHERFAVPQVNVSELVRIGAAQVKERIERVGDSEVMPLRGELIPLIRLAAVLGIESRILNPVTAEEITDRRKLIADRRSKASSLEGETIHPGPKDQPHMRSGQDRRYRAGSDLNIVVVSAGSFKYGLVVDELHDSIEIVVKPLDRHLKHLTSYAGATIMGDGRVALILDVAGIARMAELTSMAGSQRAQELAENAQGSHDKDRQALLLFGNGPEEPCAVPLDIVERVEQIDFKDIEIKSGQKVIKYRGGSLPLFTLNDVAKVKQLDAEMDLVVIVFTVAEREIGLLASQPVDTVEIRAAIDHDTLRATGIMGSAIIKEQATLIIDIYELVETLKPDWFKRLLKKEKRHQEVRRQAESGHQSKSAPAIKRILLVEDSDFFRSQLQKYIEDEERQCVTAADGLIAWNWLQANPEEVSLIITDIEMPNMDGFELCRRIRDDSRFDHLKIIAVTSLAADEHQARGKEVGIDDYQIKLDKEKLLASIDENIL, translated from the coding sequence ATGTCAATTTCAAATTTTATCGACGATGAAACCTTACAGGAATATATCAGCGAAAGCCTTGAACATCTTGCCGATATCGAACAAGATCTTCTGACCCTTGAAGAAGGCGGTGCCGATATCGATGAAGAGGTTGTCAACCGGGTTTTCCGGGCGGCTCATTCCCTGAAAGGCGGCGCTGGTTTCCTGGCTCTGGAGACCATCAAGGAACTGGCGCATAAGATTGAGAACGTTCTCGACATGATGCGTAACCGGGAGATCGTCCCAAATCCGGAAACCATCAACATCCTGCTGAATGCATTTGATAAACTGCGTGATCTGATTAACAATTCGACCACCAGCAACGAGGAAAACGTCGATGCATTCATCGCGGCTCTGATCAACCTGACGACGGAGCATCTGGCTCCGGGTCAACAACAAAGCCTCTCCAACCTGATCCCGATCCGCAAGAGCGACGGCACGCTGATCTTTGAAGTTCCCGAAATCGACCTGGCTCAGGCGAAAAAAAATGCCCAGACCCTTTATCTGCTGGAATACGACCTGATTCACGATGTTTACCAGCATGGCAAAACCCCGATGGAAATCATCAAAAACGCCATGAACCTGGGCACCATCATCGAAAGCCTGATCGACATCGAACAGGTCGGAACCCTTGACGACGCTCCCATCAATAGCATTCCTTTTTACATGCTCATCAGTACAATCATCGAACCGGTGGTCGCGCCGGACTTCCTCGAGCTGCCTGAAAACAAGGTTCTTCTGATCGGCAATGACGGCATGGAAATTAAACCCAGCCTCAAGATACCGACAGAGAAACCAGGCCCACCAAGCGCAGCCCAAGCCAGCCCTCTGACGTCGACGGCAACGCCAAAACTTCCCACAGCGCCTCCGGCGCCATCCCGCGGCACGCTGACCGAACCCCCTGCGCCGGCAAATGCGGTCCGGCGCAGCGAACCTGATGCGATCTCAAAAGTGCCCCCTGCGTCCGAAAATTCTCGGGAAAACGCCGCTCAGACTAAGAATGAAACCACTTCAAGTCTGCGGGTCAATGTGGCCCTTCTCGAAAGCCTTATGACCCTGGCCGGCGAAATGGTGCTCTCCCGCAACCAGTTACTTCAGGCCATCAATCAGCAGGATCAGCACGGAATCAAACTTTCCGGGCAGCGCATCAATCTGGTCACTTCCGAACTGCAGGAAGCCATCATGATGACCCGCATGCAGCCGATCGGCAGTATTCTCAACAAATTCCCACGCGTGGTCCGTGATATCGCCCAGAAACTCGGCAAAGAGATCAACCTGTTAATCACCGGCAAAGAGGTTGAACTCGACAAAACCATTGTCGAAGGGCTTAATGATCCCTTAACCCACCTGATCAGGAACTCAGCTGACCATGGCATTGAAAAACCGGAAGTCCGAGCCGCCCTCGGCAAACCCAGAGCCGGCAGGATTGAACTGAAAGCCTATCATGAGGCCGGCCAGGTCAATCTTGAAATTACCGATGACGGCAGCGGGCTCGATGCGGAAAAGATTGCCAACAAGGCCCTCGAAAAAGGAATGATTACGCCCGAGCAGCATAAATCGATGTCCCGCAAAGAGAAGATGTCTCTGATTCTGCTTCCAAGCCTTTCCACCGCCGAGAAAATAACCGATGTTTCCGGACGCGGGGTCGGCATGGATGTCGTTAAATCAAACATCAGTCAACTGGGCGGACAGATTGAGATTGACTCGGAACCAGGCCGGAGCACAACCATCCGGATTAAGCTGCCGTTGACGCTGGCTATTATCCCGAGCCTGTTGGTTACCGTTGGCCATGAACGCTTTGCCGTACCTCAGGTCAATGTCAGCGAGTTAGTCCGCATCGGAGCCGCCCAGGTGAAGGAGAGAATCGAAAGAGTCGGCGATTCAGAGGTCATGCCTTTGCGCGGGGAACTGATTCCGTTGATCCGTCTGGCCGCTGTGCTCGGTATCGAATCCCGAATACTTAACCCGGTCACGGCAGAAGAAATCACCGATCGCAGAAAACTTATCGCCGACCGGCGTTCGAAGGCCAGCTCCCTGGAGGGGGAAACCATACATCCCGGACCCAAAGACCAACCTCATATGCGCTCCGGTCAGGACCGTCGCTACAGGGCCGGAAGCGATCTCAACATTGTCGTGGTCTCCGCCGGTTCCTTTAAATACGGTCTGGTGGTTGATGAGCTGCACGACTCTATCGAAATCGTCGTCAAACCTCTCGACCGCCACCTCAAGCACCTGACCAGCTACGCCGGCGCCACCATCATGGGAGACGGCCGCGTGGCTTTGATTCTTGATGTCGCCGGTATCGCCAGAATGGCGGAGCTGACTTCCATGGCCGGCAGCCAGCGGGCTCAGGAATTGGCCGAAAACGCCCAGGGCAGCCACGACAAGGATCGCCAGGCCTTACTGCTCTTTGGCAACGGGCCCGAAGAACCCTGCGCGGTTCCGCTCGACATCGTGGAAAGGGTTGAACAAATCGACTTCAAAGACATCGAAATCAAGAGCGGCCAGAAGGTCATCAAGTATCGCGGGGGCAGTCTCCCGCTCTTCACCTTAAATGATGTCGCAAAAGTCAAGCAGCTTGATGCCGAAATGGATCTGGTGGTAATTGTCTTTACCGTCGCCGAACGTGAAATCGGCCTGCTGGCGTCGCAACCGGTGGATACGGTTGAAATCCGGGCGGCCATCGACCACGATACCCTGCGGGCCACGGGAATCATGGGCTCGGCCATCATCAAGGAGCAGGCCACGCTGATCATCGATATTTACGAGCTGGTCGAAACCCTGAAGCCGGACTGGTTCAAACGGCTGCTGAAAAAAGAAAAACGCCATCAGGAAGTTCGGCGACAGGCTGAATCCGGGCACCAATCAAAATCCGCCCCCGCTATAAAACGAATTTTACTGGTTGAAGATTCTGATTTCTTTCGTTCACAGTTACAGAAATATATCGAGGATGAAGAGCGCCAGTGCGTCACGGCCGCCGATGGTTTGATCGCCTGGAACTGGCTTCAGGCAAATCCGGAAGAGGTCTCACTGATCATCACCGACATAGAAATGCCCAATATGGATGGATTTGAGCTCTGTCGACGCATCCGCGATGATAGTCGTTTTGACCACCTCAAGATTATCGCGGTCACCTCCCTGGCGGCGGACGAACATCAGGCCAGAGGCAAAGAGGTCGGCATAGATGACTACCAGATCAAGCTGGACAAGGAAAAACTACTGGCCAGCATTGACGAAAACATCCTCTAA
- a CDS encoding chemotaxis protein CheW has protein sequence MADTTLQLCSFQLADALFGLDTMLVQEIIKVPEITRVYKAPEEITGIINLRGKIVTIVDLAIKLNLPTKMETAGRRIIIVEFQNEPFGLMVDRINDVIHIDREALGPAPANVRSHQGRFITGVFRDDEQLIAILDLEGIVNQAEKKLD, from the coding sequence ATGGCTGATACAACCCTGCAATTATGTTCCTTTCAACTAGCCGATGCGCTTTTTGGGCTCGATACTATGCTGGTCCAGGAAATCATTAAGGTTCCGGAGATCACCCGGGTTTACAAAGCGCCCGAAGAGATTACCGGAATTATCAACCTGCGCGGTAAAATCGTCACCATCGTCGATCTCGCCATCAAGCTCAATCTGCCTACGAAAATGGAAACCGCCGGCCGCCGCATTATTATCGTCGAATTCCAGAATGAACCCTTCGGCCTGATGGTTGATCGAATCAATGACGTCATCCATATCGACAGAGAAGCCTTGGGGCCGGCACCGGCCAACGTCCGCAGCCATCAGGGAAGATTTATCACCGGGGTCTTTCGCGACGATGAACAGCTGATCGCGATTCTCGACCTCGAAGGAATCGTCAACCAGGCCGAAAAGAAACTTGACTAG
- a CDS encoding anti-sigma factor antagonist: protein MKVNQQDDQVTILLSGDLTSETLNDLRAILREKIDAGNRSFNIDFKNTLIIDSMGIGCLVATYNTLKINGGSLQLSNVSENLREIFQIMRLDRILTIV, encoded by the coding sequence ATGAAAGTCAACCAGCAAGATGACCAGGTCACAATCTTACTGTCCGGCGACTTGACCAGTGAAACCCTGAATGATCTCAGGGCAATCCTGCGCGAGAAGATAGACGCCGGCAATCGCTCCTTTAACATTGACTTTAAAAACACGCTGATCATCGATTCGATGGGGATCGGCTGTCTGGTGGCCACCTATAATACCCTCAAAATAAATGGCGGCTCATTGCAGTTAAGCAATGTCAGCGAAAATCTTAGAGAGATTTTCCAGATCATGCGTCTCGACCGTATTTTGACCATTGTCTGA
- a CDS encoding response regulator encodes MAKIKPAAFITEIRNNIAENDAVKAAVVLSHLAEMDLEVQKQALELFRLSSAEFAIPLLALVLDRFPYLTDSLPEFKELLVARILEVPAIYLEFLQDSRVNCRGFLIDLAGEMGFDDAYQVLMAMLVNEKDHDIIERVVRALGDIGDVGAVSNIAELLYTEDDVLVETAIQALGRLGSSTAMQRLDEKLGREKRFDSAILEVFSAVQSREALEKLNKTLTSQYAHIRSAGKEKLVALGSKVVPLLSENLRYNDPDLLIHTLNVLGEIGDEGAIAPIRKLLHQQPQDANVRFAAYETLGRLPLTKGAYALASGLHDPVANVRSAAAAAIDRNYNEILAAGLKNMVRPGDREAQGLVQTIITTQSGNIFLDLLELDFFREQAFRYLTQKAHADTLEFFRNVLQANGYVSEAEELGNVSPGIAAGKTVKKVVAIDDSKMILGIYRSMLHVLGYEPYVFMDPESAVVEVCRLKPDAVLTDLNMPGITGIEVTRRLRRTFSKSELPILMVTTQNDNHDNEAAKEAGVNEILHKPFTQESIGVALARYLG; translated from the coding sequence TTGGCGAAGATCAAACCTGCGGCGTTTATAACTGAAATCAGGAATAATATCGCTGAAAACGATGCCGTAAAAGCCGCCGTTGTTCTTTCTCATCTTGCCGAGATGGACTTGGAGGTGCAAAAACAGGCTCTTGAGCTCTTCCGGCTGAGTTCGGCTGAGTTCGCAATTCCTCTGCTGGCCCTGGTTCTTGATCGTTTCCCCTATCTGACGGATTCTTTACCCGAGTTCAAGGAGCTCCTGGTCGCCAGGATTCTCGAGGTTCCGGCAATCTACCTTGAGTTTCTTCAGGATTCTCGAGTAAATTGTCGCGGGTTTCTGATTGATCTGGCCGGGGAAATGGGGTTTGATGATGCTTATCAGGTTCTGATGGCTATGCTCGTCAACGAAAAGGATCACGATATTATCGAAAGGGTGGTCAGGGCTTTGGGTGATATCGGAGATGTGGGCGCGGTCTCCAACATTGCCGAGCTGCTCTACACCGAGGATGATGTTCTGGTGGAAACCGCCATTCAGGCTTTGGGACGTTTGGGCTCATCCACCGCGATGCAGCGTCTTGATGAAAAGCTGGGTCGGGAAAAAAGATTTGATTCAGCCATTCTCGAGGTTTTCTCTGCGGTGCAAAGCCGGGAGGCGCTTGAAAAACTCAATAAAACCCTGACTTCCCAGTACGCCCATATCCGCTCGGCGGGCAAGGAAAAACTGGTCGCGCTGGGGAGCAAGGTCGTGCCGCTGCTTTCTGAAAATCTGCGTTATAATGATCCCGATCTGCTTATTCACACGCTCAATGTTCTGGGTGAGATAGGGGATGAAGGGGCGATTGCCCCGATTCGTAAACTTCTTCATCAGCAGCCGCAGGATGCCAATGTTCGCTTTGCCGCTTACGAAACCCTTGGTCGTCTGCCCTTGACCAAAGGGGCGTACGCCCTGGCTTCAGGTCTGCATGATCCGGTTGCCAATGTGCGTTCGGCGGCGGCTGCCGCGATTGACCGAAACTATAATGAAATTCTTGCCGCCGGGCTTAAAAATATGGTCAGGCCCGGGGATCGGGAAGCCCAGGGACTTGTGCAAACGATTATCACGACGCAGAGCGGCAACATCTTTCTTGATCTTCTCGAACTTGATTTTTTCCGTGAGCAGGCCTTTCGCTACCTTACGCAAAAGGCTCATGCCGATACGCTGGAATTCTTTCGTAATGTCCTTCAAGCTAATGGCTATGTCAGTGAAGCGGAAGAACTCGGAAATGTTTCTCCTGGGATTGCCGCCGGCAAAACCGTAAAGAAGGTTGTGGCGATTGATGATTCCAAGATGATTTTGGGGATTTACCGAAGTATGCTTCATGTCCTTGGCTACGAGCCCTATGTCTTTATGGATCCGGAAAGCGCGGTGGTGGAAGTCTGCCGGCTCAAACCCGATGCCGTTCTGACCGATCTTAACATGCCAGGGATTACCGGGATTGAAGTGACCCGTCGTTTACGCCGAACGTTCAGCAAAAGTGAATTGCCGATCCTGATGGTGACCACGCAGAATGACAATCATGATAACGAGGCGGCAAAAGAGGCCGGGGTCAATGAAATTCTGCATAAACCGTTTACCCAGGAAAGTATCGGTGTGGCCCTGGCCCGTTATTTGGGTTGA
- the fusA gene encoding elongation factor G — MKPYTSENLRNVAIIAHGGAGKTSLAEAMLFNSGSTARLGSVDNGTSVLDSEPEEIKRKITLSSAVHHLDWQRCHVNVIDTPGYANFIVDTKACLRISGGAVVIVSAISGVKVQTEAVWKYADEFEVPRVVFINKLDRERADFARAVGEMEAVFKCHPLVLQLPLGKEEEFVGVVDLVTMKALRYSNDQSGKYTVEEIPEHLRQSAEAAREEMIERAVEADDELMEKYLGGEEIKEEDIRRATHEGAMTGKFVPVVCGSAMKNIGVQPLLDLICSCLPSPLERPTQIAENLVSGSAEDLVPSPEAPFVALVFKTIVDPFTGQLSVFRVYSGTLASDSSCLNSTHDRRERIGQLLKLEGNKQVPIEKCIPGDIVAVAKLKETSTWDTLCSEKFPLRLKGLALPAPVISFSLRPKSKGDEGKLGSALQRLMAEDPTIHLERNDQTKELVISGMGQVHIEVTVDRIKRKFGVDVELDAPRVPYKETIRGTVSLQGRHKKQSGGRGQFGDVWLKIEPLPKGGGFEFSNDIVGGVVPRQYIPAVEKGVQEAMAGGVLAGYPVVDVKVSLYDGSYHTVDSSEMAFKIAGSMAFKKGVAEAKPVLLEPIMLMEINVPNEYMGDIIGDLNSRRGKVNGVEPMANSQLIKAQVPMSEVLKYAPDLRSMTGGRGMFTMEFSHYEELPSHLTAKIVEEAKHLKEEH, encoded by the coding sequence ATGAAGCCATATACAAGTGAAAATTTGAGGAATGTCGCAATTATCGCTCATGGTGGTGCCGGTAAGACCTCTTTGGCTGAGGCCATGCTGTTTAACAGTGGCAGCACGGCTCGTCTGGGGAGTGTTGATAATGGTACGTCGGTGCTTGATTCCGAACCGGAGGAAATAAAACGGAAAATAACCCTGAGCAGCGCCGTTCATCATCTGGATTGGCAGCGTTGCCATGTCAATGTTATCGATACGCCCGGTTATGCCAATTTTATCGTCGATACCAAGGCTTGCCTGAGAATCTCAGGCGGGGCGGTGGTGATTGTCAGCGCGATTTCCGGAGTCAAGGTGCAGACTGAGGCGGTGTGGAAATACGCGGACGAATTTGAGGTTCCACGCGTGGTTTTTATCAATAAGCTGGATCGTGAGCGGGCCGATTTTGCTCGGGCCGTGGGCGAAATGGAAGCGGTTTTCAAATGCCACCCTTTGGTTCTGCAGCTGCCTCTCGGCAAGGAAGAAGAATTTGTCGGCGTGGTTGATCTGGTTACCATGAAGGCTTTGCGTTACAGTAACGATCAAAGCGGTAAATATACGGTTGAGGAAATCCCTGAGCATCTTCGGCAATCGGCCGAAGCGGCGCGTGAAGAGATGATAGAACGGGCCGTTGAAGCCGATGATGAGCTTATGGAAAAATATCTCGGAGGGGAAGAAATAAAAGAAGAAGATATCCGTCGAGCAACTCACGAAGGTGCCATGACGGGTAAATTCGTTCCGGTGGTCTGTGGCTCGGCGATGAAGAATATCGGTGTCCAGCCGCTGCTGGATTTGATTTGCAGCTGTCTGCCTTCTCCTCTGGAACGGCCGACCCAGATCGCGGAGAATCTGGTCAGCGGATCCGCCGAGGATCTGGTGCCGAGTCCTGAGGCTCCTTTCGTCGCCCTGGTTTTTAAAACCATCGTCGATCCCTTTACCGGGCAGTTGTCTGTTTTCAGGGTTTACAGTGGAACCCTGGCGTCCGATTCGAGCTGTCTCAACAGTACGCATGATCGTCGGGAACGTATTGGACAGCTGCTTAAACTTGAGGGCAATAAACAGGTTCCGATCGAAAAATGTATTCCCGGTGATATCGTCGCGGTGGCCAAATTGAAGGAAACTTCAACCTGGGATACCTTGTGCAGCGAAAAATTCCCGCTGCGCCTGAAAGGACTGGCCCTCCCGGCCCCAGTGATTTCTTTTTCCCTACGGCCGAAAAGTAAGGGCGATGAAGGAAAACTGGGCAGCGCCCTGCAACGGCTGATGGCTGAGGACCCCACGATTCATCTCGAACGTAACGACCAGACGAAAGAGCTCGTAATCTCCGGAATGGGTCAGGTTCACATTGAGGTGACGGTTGACCGCATCAAGCGTAAATTCGGGGTTGACGTGGAACTGGATGCTCCCAGGGTTCCCTATAAGGAAACCATTCGCGGCACGGTTTCGCTGCAGGGTCGCCATAAAAAACAGTCCGGTGGTCGGGGACAGTTCGGCGATGTCTGGCTTAAGATTGAACCCTTGCCCAAAGGGGGAGGATTTGAGTTTTCCAACGATATCGTCGGGGGCGTGGTCCCGCGGCAGTATATTCCGGCGGTTGAAAAAGGGGTGCAGGAGGCTATGGCCGGAGGGGTGCTGGCCGGTTATCCGGTGGTTGACGTCAAGGTTTCTCTTTATGACGGATCCTACCATACGGTTGATTCCTCGGAGATGGCCTTTAAGATCGCCGGGTCTATGGCCTTTAAAAAAGGGGTGGCCGAGGCCAAACCGGTTCTACTGGAGCCTATCATGCTGATGGAGATCAATGTTCCCAATGAATACATGGGGGATATCATCGGTGATCTGAACAGCCGCCGGGGTAAGGTCAATGGGGTGGAACCCATGGCCAACAGCCAGCTGATCAAAGCCCAGGTGCCGATGTCGGAGGTTTTGAAATATGCCCCGGATCTGCGTTCCATGACCGGCGGGCGGGGGATGTTCACCATGGAATTCTCTCATTATGAAGAACTGCCTAGTCATCTGACGGCTAAGATTGTCGAGGAAGCCAAACATCTTAAGGAAGAGCACTGA
- a CDS encoding SPOR domain-containing protein: MVKSKKKQQAARGLDHWLENLLRFEIVVVLFVLIGLYYFLSFSPVRMPKKPIRSPQMALAALPTINQGVKPSPMPGPDGSVAVPVDSRVDLKAQTEVESPVLPASSALEPAAPKTETGVGAVSEARSGLASVMTVDSAVPIVVDQDPVEAGCPVLPKVEVAAGTKTPPAPPAASTTPSSVSLPAGDGVPERPLQVIEAGSYVLPESADKARSELEKLGFTVRSFRRKCQTPMTRIYLGPFGERQQALRMMAAARKLGDNPFLEMEKGTYLVVVGSFYLQSSVVAWENMYHDAGLNPQVRKENLMLPQTVLALDPLRSQDDLPKVLDRIRAAGFNDARLVSSP; encoded by the coding sequence ATGGTAAAAAGTAAAAAAAAGCAACAGGCCGCAAGAGGTTTGGACCACTGGCTGGAGAATCTTCTGCGTTTTGAAATCGTGGTGGTTCTTTTTGTCTTGATCGGCCTTTATTATTTTCTTTCGTTTTCTCCGGTGCGAATGCCGAAAAAGCCGATTCGCAGTCCGCAGATGGCCTTGGCCGCGCTGCCGACAATAAATCAGGGTGTGAAGCCTTCGCCCATGCCTGGGCCTGACGGGTCGGTTGCGGTGCCGGTCGATTCCCGGGTTGATTTGAAGGCTCAAACGGAAGTCGAGTCGCCTGTCCTTCCAGCTAGCTCGGCGCTGGAGCCGGCGGCGCCAAAAACGGAAACCGGGGTTGGGGCGGTTTCGGAAGCCAGGTCTGGGCTGGCAAGCGTCATGACGGTTGACTCCGCGGTTCCAATTGTCGTGGATCAGGATCCTGTCGAAGCCGGTTGCCCGGTGTTGCCGAAGGTCGAGGTTGCGGCCGGGACAAAGACTCCACCGGCGCCGCCGGCCGCCTCCACCACGCCTTCGTCGGTCTCTTTGCCGGCAGGCGATGGCGTTCCGGAGCGGCCGCTCCAGGTCATTGAAGCCGGCAGTTATGTTTTGCCAGAATCTGCGGATAAAGCCCGATCTGAGCTTGAAAAACTCGGTTTTACAGTGAGAAGCTTCAGGCGGAAATGTCAGACCCCGATGACGAGAATTTATCTGGGCCCGTTTGGCGAGCGGCAGCAGGCGCTCCGGATGATGGCGGCGGCCCGCAAGCTTGGAGACAACCCTTTTCTTGAAATGGAAAAAGGGACCTATCTGGTGGTCGTCGGTTCATTTTATCTGCAGAGCAGTGTGGTGGCTTGGGAAAATATGTATCATGACGCCGGATTAAATCCCCAGGTCCGCAAGGAAAATTTGATGTTGCCGCAGACCGTCCTGGCGCTTGACCCTCTTCGGTCTCAAGACGATTTGCCGAAGGTTCTTGATCGGATCAGGGCTGCCGGCTTTAATGATGCCCGACTGGTTTCCTCCCCGTAA